Proteins found in one Paraburkholderia caballeronis genomic segment:
- the rpmB gene encoding 50S ribosomal protein L28 — protein MARVCQVTGKAPMSGNNVSHANNKTKRRFLPNLQNRRFWVESENRWVRLRVSNAGLRLIDKNGIDSVLADLRARGEA, from the coding sequence ATGGCACGCGTATGCCAAGTAACTGGGAAAGCGCCGATGAGCGGCAACAACGTTTCCCACGCGAACAACAAGACCAAGCGTCGTTTTCTCCCGAATCTGCAAAACCGCCGTTTCTGGGTTGAAAGCGAAAACCGTTGGGTGCGCCTGCGCGTTTCGAACGCTGGCCTGCGCCTGATCGACAAGAACGGCATCGACTCCGTGCTCGCCGACCTGCGC